The Aquidulcibacter paucihalophilus genome has a window encoding:
- a CDS encoding DUF4810 domain-containing protein — protein sequence MRTVSRLLLIGAVLAVSACAPASRFEWGTYESTLYAYSKTPEAKEAYRNSLVAALRNGEASNRVAPGLNAELGYLYMEEGRTAEAIQCFEAEKRLFPEAQQFMDGVIIRLRSGESVGANR from the coding sequence ATGAGGACCGTCAGTAGGCTGCTATTGATCGGGGCTGTGCTTGCGGTGTCCGCCTGTGCGCCAGCGTCGCGATTCGAGTGGGGAACGTATGAGAGTACTCTTTACGCTTACTCCAAGACCCCAGAGGCGAAGGAAGCCTATAGAAACTCATTGGTTGCCGCTCTCCGCAACGGAGAGGCTTCCAACCGGGTCGCGCCGGGTCTGAATGCCGAGCTGGGCTACCTCTATATGGAGGAGGGGCGGACAGCAGAGGCGATCCAGTGTTTTGAAGCCGAGAAGCGTCTGTTTCCGGAAGCTCAGCAGTTCATGGATGGGGTGATCATTCGGTTGCGCTCCGGTGAATCCGTAGGAGCAAACCGATGA
- the prfA gene encoding peptide chain release factor 1 — protein sequence MRLPQARLDQVLDRFHQVEARMGAASDGQEIVRLSKEHAEMKPIADAVMALAKTRAEMADLEAMASDPEMAEMAADELQTLKDTLPDMERDVALLLAPRDADENASAVLEVRAGTGGDEAALFAGDLFRMYSRYASTRGWKVELDSATEGDAGGYKEIIATVTGDGVFGRLKFESGVHRVQRVPTTEAGGRIHTSAATVAVLPEVEDVEIDIQDKDIRIDTFRASGSGGQHVNKTDSAVRITHFPSGIVVTSSEKSQHVNRDKAMKNLRVRLYDMQRQMKDDARSDSRKSQVGSGDRSERIRTYNFPQGRVTDHRIGLTLHSLPQILEGDIDPLLNALIAEDQAARLADLEAEFS from the coding sequence TTGCGACTGCCCCAGGCCCGGCTCGATCAGGTGCTCGACCGTTTCCACCAGGTGGAGGCGCGCATGGGTGCGGCCAGCGATGGTCAGGAGATCGTCCGGCTCTCGAAAGAGCATGCGGAGATGAAGCCCATCGCCGACGCCGTCATGGCGCTGGCGAAGACGCGCGCCGAGATGGCCGATCTGGAGGCCATGGCGTCGGACCCGGAAATGGCCGAGATGGCCGCCGACGAGCTTCAGACCCTGAAGGACACCCTGCCGGACATGGAGCGGGACGTCGCCCTGCTGCTGGCCCCGCGCGACGCTGACGAGAACGCCTCGGCCGTGCTGGAAGTCCGCGCCGGCACCGGTGGCGACGAGGCCGCCCTGTTCGCGGGCGACCTGTTCCGCATGTACTCCCGCTACGCCTCGACCCGCGGCTGGAAGGTCGAGCTGGACTCGGCCACCGAGGGTGACGCCGGCGGCTACAAGGAAATCATCGCCACGGTTACCGGCGACGGCGTCTTCGGCCGGCTGAAGTTCGAAAGCGGCGTCCACCGCGTCCAGCGCGTCCCGACCACCGAGGCCGGCGGCCGCATCCACACTTCGGCCGCCACCGTCGCGGTCCTGCCCGAGGTCGAGGATGTCGAGATCGACATCCAGGACAAGGATATTCGTATCGACACCTTCCGCGCCTCGGGCTCGGGCGGTCAGCACGTCAACAAGACCGACTCGGCCGTGCGCATCACCCACTTCCCGTCGGGGATCGTGGTGACCTCCTCGGAGAAGTCGCAGCACGTCAACCGCGACAAGGCGATGAAGAACCTGCGCGTCCGGCTGTACGACATGCAGCGCCAGATGAAGGACGACGCCCGGTCCGACTCGCGCAAATCCCAGGTCGGCTCCGGCGACCGCTCGGAACGCATCCGCACCTACAATTTCCCGCAGGGCCGCGTCACCGACCACCGCATCGGCCTGACCCTGCACAGCCTGCCGCAGATCCTCGAGGGCGACATCGACCCCCTGCTGAACGCGCTCATCGCCGAGGACCAAGCCGCGCGGCTGGCGGATCTGGAGGCGGAGTTCAGCTGA
- a CDS encoding DUF799 family lipoprotein, with the protein MSIVKNIKTLVILAVGALFLTACVTAPAPKNYSPFYNENPRSILVVPALNNTVSVTASDFFVSTVSRPFAERGYYVYPAYMVKRVLEDQGLSDAGLVHSADASRLGNLFGCDAVLFVEIQRWESQYIVISTSTNVQFDYVLKSCKTGEELWRDTQSLTYSPQASNSGNPLADLLVQAIVSAIEKGAPNYIPLTQQANLLASSMPGQGLPAGPYLPTTYGQDRAQFPAGQ; encoded by the coding sequence ATGAGCATCGTTAAGAACATCAAGACTCTCGTGATTCTAGCCGTGGGCGCTTTGTTTTTGACGGCCTGCGTCACGGCGCCCGCGCCGAAAAACTACTCGCCATTTTACAATGAAAATCCGCGGAGCATCCTTGTGGTGCCTGCGCTGAACAATACAGTTTCCGTCACTGCTTCTGACTTTTTTGTTTCCACTGTATCTCGACCCTTCGCAGAGCGTGGTTACTACGTTTACCCGGCCTACATGGTGAAGCGTGTTCTCGAAGACCAAGGTTTGTCTGACGCGGGGCTTGTCCATTCTGCTGACGCATCTCGTCTCGGAAATCTGTTCGGATGCGATGCAGTCTTGTTCGTTGAAATTCAGCGGTGGGAAAGCCAGTACATTGTGATTTCGACGTCGACGAACGTGCAGTTCGACTACGTCCTGAAAAGCTGCAAGACTGGCGAAGAGCTCTGGCGCGATACTCAATCGCTGACCTATTCGCCTCAAGCCTCAAATTCGGGCAACCCGCTTGCTGACCTGCTGGTTCAAGCGATCGTTTCCGCGATTGAGAAGGGGGCCCCGAACTACATTCCTCTTACGCAGCAGGCTAACCTGCTCGCTTCCTCGATGCCTGGCCAAGGACTGCCTGCCGGTCCCTACCTCCCGACCACCTATGGTCAGGATCGGGCACAGTTCCCGGCGGGGCAGTAA
- a CDS encoding sulfite exporter TauE/SafE family protein, producing the protein METFLLFFVVGALAQAVDGALGMAYGVISSSVLLAFGVPPAMASASVHGAEVFTTAASAGSHVWHRNVDWRLLRPLALAGVIGGCLGAYVLSGIEGDVIKPFIVLYLAVIGGYIVWRAGHDIQPRRLPSWLMAPTGAVGGFLDAVGGGGWGPTVSSTLVAAGQEPRRAIGTVNTAEFFLTVAISATFVWALVTGHWAEAGALENHASAVGGLVAGGLLAAPFAGLIAKRVPRKVLTYAVGLLLLALAAFQGLQLAGVLG; encoded by the coding sequence ATGGAAACCTTCCTGCTGTTCTTCGTGGTCGGCGCGCTGGCCCAGGCCGTCGATGGGGCGCTGGGCATGGCCTATGGGGTGATCTCCTCCTCGGTGCTGCTGGCCTTCGGCGTGCCGCCCGCCATGGCCTCGGCCAGCGTGCACGGCGCGGAGGTCTTCACCACCGCGGCCTCGGCGGGCAGCCATGTGTGGCACAGGAATGTGGACTGGCGGCTGTTGCGGCCCCTGGCCCTGGCCGGCGTGATCGGCGGCTGCCTCGGCGCCTATGTGCTGAGCGGGATCGAGGGCGATGTGATCAAGCCGTTCATCGTCCTCTATCTGGCTGTGATCGGCGGTTACATCGTCTGGCGGGCCGGCCATGACATCCAGCCACGCCGCCTGCCGTCATGGCTGATGGCCCCGACGGGCGCGGTCGGGGGATTCCTCGATGCGGTCGGCGGCGGCGGCTGGGGTCCGACGGTGTCTTCCACCCTGGTCGCGGCGGGACAGGAGCCGCGCCGCGCCATCGGCACGGTCAATACGGCCGAGTTCTTTCTGACCGTGGCCATCAGCGCGACCTTCGTCTGGGCCCTGGTCACGGGACACTGGGCCGAGGCGGGCGCGCTGGAGAACCACGCGTCGGCAGTGGGCGGTCTGGTGGCCGGCGGGCTGCTGGCGGCGCCGTTCGCGGGCCTGATCGCCAAACGGGTGCCGCGAAAGGTCCTGACCTATGCGGTCGGCTTGCTGCTGCTGGCGCTGGCGGCGTTCCAGGGGCTGCAGCTGGCGGGGGTGCTGGGGTGA
- a CDS encoding response regulator — MFDGTLKTRQDEGSELARLRALYDGLLEPAPAEISDAARVDLDAMARIFDLDAERPAAGVWRDLRAVLTRQAVPLQAGDEAIAPTTPPLTIMVVEDDPVTAADLMDVLVEAGHGVVGPFSDPAAAITAAGLHGIDLALVDINLIGDGDGLALARALKETWGVPVMFLSGDVAAAARHARLATALVLKPYGRRDVLAAIARAVDSGAVAA; from the coding sequence ATGTTTGATGGCACGTTGAAGACGAGGCAGGACGAGGGGAGCGAACTGGCCCGGCTGAGAGCGTTGTACGACGGGCTGCTGGAGCCCGCGCCCGCGGAGATTTCCGATGCGGCGCGGGTCGATCTGGACGCCATGGCGCGGATCTTCGACCTCGACGCAGAGCGGCCCGCGGCCGGGGTGTGGCGCGACCTGCGCGCGGTGCTGACGCGACAGGCGGTGCCGCTGCAGGCCGGAGACGAAGCCATCGCCCCGACCACACCGCCGCTGACGATCATGGTGGTCGAGGATGATCCGGTCACGGCGGCAGACCTGATGGATGTGCTGGTCGAGGCAGGGCACGGCGTCGTGGGCCCATTTTCGGATCCGGCGGCGGCCATTACGGCGGCGGGCCTGCATGGGATCGACCTTGCGCTGGTCGACATCAATCTGATCGGCGACGGCGACGGCCTCGCCCTGGCCCGGGCGCTGAAGGAGACATGGGGCGTGCCCGTGATGTTCCTGTCCGGCGACGTGGCGGCGGCGGCGCGCCATGCCCGGCTGGCGACCGCCCTGGTGCTCAAGCCCTATGGCCGCCGGGACGTGCTGGCGGCGATCGCGCGGGCGGTGGACAGCGGCGCTGTGGCGGCCTGA
- a CDS encoding YihY/virulence factor BrkB family protein, with protein MQGRSKKAGKIGVWGVFGAVAGGLAAGAGAAHLLYSRGHKFGVELRKERPEPLPPRPATPEDFEAKEPGRGRLAQRPEHIPHKGWVDIFWRLGMSYFGDRIGFLAGGVTFFVMLSLFPTLAAFVTVYGLFADPADAASRISFLYSVMPSGVARFLAEEMNRLAANSNTQLTFTLIWTLALSLWTANGAIKVLFYGLNVAYHEVEKRNIVRYNLMCMAFTVGGLASILITAAAIVGVPLVLGVFGWAAEWSYLAPFRWPVLLLVYGAALTLIYRMGPCRQKARWRWLTPGAIFAALLSLTLSLIFSWYLQTFVRTAYYGPLAAMMGFLLWTWLTVQIVLMGAELNAEIEHQTAMDTTTGDARAIGERGAVVADTVGPKRGSPAALAFTLKHAEALSDRLLKRRIRKP; from the coding sequence ATGCAGGGACGATCGAAAAAGGCCGGGAAAATCGGCGTCTGGGGTGTGTTCGGTGCCGTCGCAGGCGGACTGGCGGCGGGTGCCGGCGCGGCGCACCTGCTGTATTCGCGCGGGCACAAATTCGGGGTCGAACTGCGCAAGGAGCGGCCGGAGCCCCTCCCCCCGCGTCCGGCGACGCCGGAGGATTTCGAGGCGAAGGAACCCGGCCGGGGGCGTCTGGCCCAGCGCCCGGAGCATATTCCGCACAAGGGCTGGGTCGACATCTTCTGGCGACTGGGCATGTCCTATTTCGGCGACCGGATAGGATTCCTGGCCGGGGGCGTAACCTTCTTCGTCATGCTGTCGCTGTTCCCGACGCTCGCGGCCTTCGTGACCGTCTACGGCCTGTTCGCCGATCCGGCGGACGCCGCCTCACGCATCTCATTCCTCTATTCGGTGATGCCGTCGGGGGTGGCCCGCTTCCTGGCGGAGGAGATGAACCGGCTGGCGGCCAATTCAAACACCCAGCTGACCTTCACCCTGATCTGGACCCTGGCCCTGTCACTGTGGACCGCGAACGGGGCGATCAAGGTGCTCTTCTATGGCCTGAACGTCGCCTATCACGAGGTCGAGAAGCGCAACATCGTCCGCTACAATCTGATGTGCATGGCCTTCACCGTCGGCGGGCTCGCCTCGATCCTGATCACTGCCGCGGCCATCGTCGGCGTACCCTTGGTGCTGGGCGTGTTCGGCTGGGCCGCCGAGTGGAGCTATCTGGCGCCGTTCCGCTGGCCGGTCCTGCTGCTGGTCTATGGTGCCGCCCTGACGCTGATCTACCGGATGGGGCCATGCCGTCAGAAGGCGCGCTGGCGCTGGCTGACGCCGGGCGCGATCTTCGCCGCCCTGCTGAGCCTGACCCTGTCGCTAATCTTCAGCTGGTACCTGCAGACCTTCGTGCGCACGGCCTACTACGGCCCGCTGGCAGCGATGATGGGCTTCCTGCTGTGGACCTGGCTGACCGTCCAGATCGTGCTGATGGGGGCCGAGCTGAACGCCGAGATCGAGCACCAGACGGCCATGGACACGACCACCGGCGATGCGCGGGCGATCGGCGAGCGGGGCGCGGTGGTGGCGGATACGGTCGGGCCGAAGCGCGGGTCGCCGGCGGCGCTGGCGTTCACGCTGAAGCATGCGGAGGCGTTGTCGGACCGGCTGCTGAAGCGGCGGATCAGGAAGCCCTGA
- a CDS encoding MOSC domain-containing protein — protein MVEPLFPSASGIVTALWRHPVKGFTPEPLDAVDLPTGGWFPGDRMFAVEDGPSGFDRAAPEHLPKQKFTVLMRTAEVAGVRTRWNEATRMIDAASDDHGSISFSVDDPRSRDYFSAWLADVLGDAVIGPLRLVSAEGLDHRFMDHPLGRISLLNLASVRDFEARVGRPVDPRRFRANVWIEGWPAWIENDGTDRDLALGGARLRGVKPIVRCAATHVDPDTAARDFDLVPALFDLYGHRWCGLYATLAAGGAVRVGDRVEMT, from the coding sequence ATGGTTGAGCCACTGTTTCCATCCGCCTCCGGCATTGTGACCGCCCTCTGGCGCCACCCGGTCAAGGGTTTCACGCCCGAGCCGCTGGACGCTGTCGACCTGCCGACCGGGGGCTGGTTCCCCGGCGACCGGATGTTCGCCGTCGAGGACGGCCCCTCCGGCTTCGATCGCGCCGCCCCGGAGCATCTGCCCAAGCAGAAATTCACCGTCCTGATGCGCACGGCCGAGGTGGCCGGAGTCCGGACGCGCTGGAATGAAGCGACCCGAATGATCGACGCCGCGTCTGACGATCACGGCTCGATATCGTTTTCCGTCGATGATCCCCGGTCGCGTGACTATTTCTCGGCCTGGCTGGCCGACGTGCTGGGTGACGCCGTCATCGGGCCCCTGCGGCTGGTGTCTGCCGAAGGACTCGACCACCGCTTCATGGACCACCCGCTGGGCCGCATCTCCCTGCTCAATCTGGCCAGCGTGCGCGATTTCGAGGCCCGCGTCGGCCGTCCCGTCGATCCGCGCCGCTTCCGCGCCAACGTCTGGATCGAGGGCTGGCCGGCCTGGATCGAGAACGACGGCACCGACCGCGACCTGGCCCTCGGCGGAGCCCGCCTGCGCGGGGTCAAGCCGATCGTCCGCTGCGCCGCCACCCATGTGGACCCGGACACCGCCGCGCGCGATTTCGATCTGGTCCCGGCGCTGTTCGATCTCTATGGGCACCGCTGGTGCGGCCTGTATGCCACCCTCGCCGCGGGCGGAGCGGTGCGCGTCGGCGACCGTGTGGAGATGACATGA